From a region of the Asterias amurensis chromosome 2, ASM3211899v1 genome:
- the LOC139954367 gene encoding mesoderm-specific transcript protein-like isoform X2: MPSFRTVAWLVALIAVYLHWPKPHLSQRLQEWENSGKYFKFKEFNVFYKDSLGSGDPEKVVLILHGFPSSTFDWYKMWHGLNENFGRVIAADFLGFGLSDKPTGHSYTMFEQADIMESLMAKLGVEQVHILAHDMGDTVAQELIARQNAAEKSNSKLDLEILSVCLTNGGILPETHEPRFMQKLLLKPWIAPVVKRLSNHFIFKKSFGKVFGERTQPTDDEFQDHWALIRWNDGDLIIDEQIQYLPQRFANRDKWVGALQETKIPLHLIFGPSDPINPPDTFLKRYKMLIPHSGVTQLADHISHYPQLEDPESVLDAYVKFMDTVKR, from the exons ATGCCGAGTTTTAGAACTGTAGCCTGGCTGGTAGCCCTTATTGCTGTTTATCTACATTGGCCTAAACCACATCTCTCTCAGAGACTTCAGGAGTGGGAAAACTCTGGCAAATACTTCAAGTTCAAGGAGTTTAACGTCTTCTACAAAG ATTCCCTCGGTTCTGGCGACCCTGAAAAAGTGGTTCTAATTCTACATGGTTTCCCTTCTTCAACGTTTGATTGGTACAAG ATGTGGCACGGGTTAAACGAGAACTTTGGTCGAGTCATCGCTGCGGATTTCTTGGGATTTGGTTTGAGTGATAAACCG ACGGGCCACTCTTACACTATGTTCGAGCAAGCTGATATTATGGAGTCTCTAATGGCCAAATTGGGTGTGGAGCAGGTTCACATCCTGGCACATGACATGGGGGATACAGTAGCACAGGAACTTATAGCAAG ACAAAATGCCGCAGAAAAATCAAACAGTAAACTTGATCTGGAAATCCTCAGTGTGTGTCTGACCAATGGAG GAATCTTGCCCGAAACCCATGAGCCAAGGTTTATGCAAAAG CTCTTGTTGAAACCATGGATTGCTCCTGTGGTAAAGCGCCTCTCCaatcatttcatttttaaaaaatc GTTTGGAAAAGTATTTGGTGAACGTACTCAACCAACAGATGATGAGTTTCAAGATCATTGGGCTTTAATTCGATGGAATGATGGCGACTTAATAATAGACGA ACAGATTCAGTACCTACCCCAGCGGTTTGCCAATCGGGATAAATGGGTTGGAGCTcttcaagaaacaaaaataccct tgcATCTAATATTTGGTCCATCAGACCCCATCAATCCACCAGACACCTTCCTGAAGCGCTACAA GATGTTGATCCCACATTCTGGAGTGACTCAGCTTGCTGACCACATCAGTCATTACCCACAGCTTGAAGATCCTGAGAGTGTCTTAGACGCCTATGTTAAATTTATGGATACTGTAAAACGTTAA
- the LOC139954367 gene encoding mesoderm-specific transcript protein-like isoform X1 yields MPSFRTVAWLVALIAVYLHWPKPHLSQRLQEWENSGKYFKFKEFNVFYKDSLGSGDPEKVVLILHGFPSSTFDWYKMWHGLNENFGRVIAADFLGFGLSDKPTGHSYTMFEQADIMESLMAKLGVEQVHILAHDMGDTVAQELIARQNAAEKSNSKLDLEILSVCLTNGGILPETLELRFMQKLLLKPWIAPVVKRLSNHFIFKKSFGKVFGERTQPTDDEFQDHWALIRWNDGDLIIDEQIQYLPQRFANRDKWVGALQETKIPLHLIFGPSDPINPPDTFLKRYKMLIPHSGVTQLADHISHYPQLEDPESVLDAYVKFMDTVKR; encoded by the exons ATGCCGAGTTTTAGAACTGTAGCCTGGCTGGTAGCCCTTATTGCTGTTTATCTACATTGGCCTAAACCACATCTCTCTCAGAGACTTCAGGAGTGGGAAAACTCTGGCAAATACTTCAAGTTCAAGGAGTTTAACGTCTTCTACAAAG ATTCCCTCGGTTCTGGCGACCCTGAAAAAGTGGTTCTAATTCTACATGGTTTCCCTTCTTCAACGTTTGATTGGTACAAG ATGTGGCACGGGTTAAACGAGAACTTTGGTCGAGTCATCGCTGCGGATTTCTTGGGATTTGGTTTGAGTGATAAACCG ACGGGCCACTCTTACACTATGTTCGAGCAAGCTGATATTATGGAGTCTCTAATGGCCAAATTGGGTGTGGAGCAGGTTCACATCCTGGCACATGACATGGGGGATACAGTAGCACAGGAACTTATAGCAAG ACAAAATGCCGCAGAAAAATCAAACAGTAAACTTGATCTGGAAATCCTCAGTGTGTGTCTGACCAATGGAG GCATTCTGCCAGAGACTTTGGAATTAAGATTTATGCAAAAG CTCTTGTTGAAACCATGGATTGCTCCTGTGGTAAAGCGCCTCTCCaatcatttcatttttaaaaaatc GTTTGGAAAAGTATTTGGTGAACGTACTCAACCAACAGATGATGAGTTTCAAGATCATTGGGCTTTAATTCGATGGAATGATGGCGACTTAATAATAGACGA ACAGATTCAGTACCTACCCCAGCGGTTTGCCAATCGGGATAAATGGGTTGGAGCTcttcaagaaacaaaaataccct tgcATCTAATATTTGGTCCATCAGACCCCATCAATCCACCAGACACCTTCCTGAAGCGCTACAA GATGTTGATCCCACATTCTGGAGTGACTCAGCTTGCTGACCACATCAGTCATTACCCACAGCTTGAAGATCCTGAGAGTGTCTTAGACGCCTATGTTAAATTTATGGATACTGTAAAACGTTAA
- the LOC139954185 gene encoding EF-hand calcium-binding domain-containing protein 12-like isoform X3 — MDVEQNFRRRVFIAPPMGEHPGRDLNLRQSNVKLKPMTEKPKTPPPKTGDWALSELEKLTLHEKEVEEKSSEYKSWLGERMKLRNGLESLGLSEEWLRNKPDPTPMERRVVDRMKEERVCKLLANKVREERAFGRKRDQGSTSITLDVPSTEVKPGIKRPPPEAMAIIAKYLTAKRQRLIDLFSQADKDKNWMLTRIEFQRSIKEAGIPISDQLLSDLIESLDQDCNELIDYREFVRGMKNFKIDDRERKRFTLAQQKSKDKQAEASSTELPTLTEIPDQRTASLRSASARSSSPSPTDMTSRSSSPYLLPPPPVDLTERRELEPDDMIEKRKREKHQSHDVQRKRKGKGAGKVRTGNTAIDSHSKRSTLSGDTAAGINKYREDRLKEYHDICQLCEKQGLDLTPKLLERALLHPGDKPVSRIRTHIRQPGTYTLSEHFADPPVPREPPPKYHDPDKVVMSRSGELMMEAKHAYPTRHDVKAEAEMMSLSSGKAFVSRKVDCWMTFEEYDKLTMHLAKRYVTLDGFGVDPNAFWPGHLLDKIRLCVTDEDKPQTDSIFTSTRTTRRRAYPEYNNHLKWWPISDQGYMMPADYEQRKVYTIDKR, encoded by the exons ATGGACGTGGAGCAAAATTT CCGCAGGAGAGTATTCATCGCACCTCCGATGGGCGAACACCCAGGAAGAGATCTGAACCTCAGACAGTCAAATGTGAAACTTAAACCGATGACAGAAAAGCCCAAAACACCTCCGCCGAAAACCGGCGACTGGGCTCTGAGTGAACTGGAGAAATTAACTCTTCATGAAAAAGAGGTCGAGGAGAAATCTAGCGAATATAAGAGCTGGCTGGGGGAGAGAATGAAATTAAGAAATGGTTTAGAGAGTCTTGGGTTGAGTGAGGAATGGCTGAGAAATAAACCGGATCCCACCCCGATGGAACGAAGGGTGGTTGACAGAATGAAGGAAGAGAGAGTGTGTAAGCTACTTGCTAATAAG GTTAGGGAGGAGAGGGCTTTTGGCAGAAAG AGAGACCAAGGATCAACAAGCATTACACTAGACGTTCCGTCCACTGAGGTAAAACCAGGTATTAAACGCCCCCCTCCTGAAGCCATGGCAATCATTGCCAAGTACCTCACCGCTAAGAGACAACGCCTCATCGATCTCTTCTCACAAGCAGATAAAGATAAAAACTGGATGCTCACAAGAATTGAGTTCCAACGGAGCATCAAGGAG GCTGGAATTCCTATTTCTGATCAGCTTCTCTCTGATCTGATTGAGAGTCTGGACCAGGATTGTAATGAGCTGATTGACTACCGGGAGTTTGTCCGAGGAATGAAAAACTTCAAGATAGATGATCGAGAGAGGAAGAGATTCACTTTGGCTCAAC AGAAAAGCAAAGACAAACAAGCAGAGGCATCTTCAACTGAGCTACCGACTCTAACAGAGATTCCAGACCAGCGTACTGCCTCCTTAAGATCAGCATCAGCCCGCTCCTCATCACCTTCTCCAACAGACATGACCTCAAGGTCGTCCTCACCGTACCTGCTGCCTCCTCCACCAGTGGACCTGACGGAGAGGAGAGAGCTGGAGCCCGATGATATGATTGAGAAGAGGAAACGAGAGAAACATCAAAGTCATGATGTG CAGAGAAAGAGGAAAGGCAAGGGAGCTGGTAAAGTGCGCACCGGTAACACGGCCATTGACAGTCACAGCAAACGCTCAACCCTCAGTGGAGACACGGCAGCGGGGATCAATAAATACAGAGAGGATCGCCTCAAAGAATACCATGATATCTGTCAACTGTGTGAGAAACAGGGACTAGATCTCACGCCCAAACTTCTAGAAAGAG CGTTACTTCACCCTGGCGACAAGCCCGTCAGCCGAATCAGAACACACATCCGCCAACCTGGCACCTACACCCTCTCTGAGCACTTTGCCGACCCTCCAGTACCCCGCGAGCCTCCACCCAAGTACCACGATCCAGACAAGGTTGTGATGAGTCGGAGCGGAGAGTTAATGATGGAGGCCAAGCATGCCTACCCAACGAGACACGACGTGAAAGCCGAGGCAGAGATGATGAGTCTATCTAGTGGCAAGGCCTTCGTGAGTCGGAAAGTAGACTGCTGGATGACGTTTGAGGAGTATGATAAACTCACAAT GCACCTTGCTAAGCGCTATGTCACCTTAGACGGGTTCGGTGTAGATCCCAACGCATTCTGGCCCGGCCACCTATTGGACAAGATCCGTCTGTGCGTAACCGATGAAGACAAGCCGCAGACAGACAGCATCTTCACATCAACGAGGACAACAAGACGTAGAGCGTACCCGGAATATAACAACCATCTTAAATGGTGGCCGATTAGTGATCAAGGATACATGATGCCAGCCGATTATGAACAGAGGAAAGTCTATACCATTGATAAGAGGTAG
- the LOC139954185 gene encoding EF-hand calcium-binding domain-containing protein 12-like isoform X2 produces MLDTESDFGLRWLFHPNHSEFLPIDEQLKQYKARDLAKTKLYATATKLWGLSRSRRRVFIAPPMGEHPGRDLNLRQSNVKLKPMTEKPKTPPPKTGDWALSELEKLTLHEKEVEEKSSEYKSWLGERMKLRNGLESLGLSEEWLRNKPDPTPMERRVVDRMKEERVCKLLANKRDQGSTSITLDVPSTEVKPGIKRPPPEAMAIIAKYLTAKRQRLIDLFSQADKDKNWMLTRIEFQRSIKEAGIPISDQLLSDLIESLDQDCNELIDYREFVRGMKNFKIDDRERKRFTLAQQKSKDKQAEASSTELPTLTEIPDQRTASLRSASARSSSPSPTDMTSRSSSPYLLPPPPVDLTERRELEPDDMIEKRKREKHQSHDVQRKRKGKGAGKVRTGNTAIDSHSKRSTLSGDTAAGINKYREDRLKEYHDICQLCEKQGLDLTPKLLERALLHPGDKPVSRIRTHIRQPGTYTLSEHFADPPVPREPPPKYHDPDKVVMSRSGELMMEAKHAYPTRHDVKAEAEMMSLSSGKAFVSRKVDCWMTFEEYDKLTMHLAKRYVTLDGFGVDPNAFWPGHLLDKIRLCVTDEDKPQTDSIFTSTRTTRRRAYPEYNNHLKWWPISDQGYMMPADYEQRKVYTIDKR; encoded by the exons ATGCTGGACACAGAATCCGACTTTGGTCTACGATGGCTTTTCCATCCCAACCACTCCGAATTCCTCCCTATAGACGAACAGCTTAAACAGTATAAAGCCCGAGACCTTGCCAAGACTAAGCTGTACGCAACCGCTACTAAACTATGGGGTTTATCACGCAGCCGCAGGAGAGTATTCATCGCACCTCCGATGGGCGAACACCCAGGAAGAGATCTGAACCTCAGACAGTCAAATGTGAAACTTAAACCGATGACAGAAAAGCCCAAAACACCTCCGCCGAAAACCGGCGACTGGGCTCTGAGTGAACTGGAGAAATTAACTCTTCATGAAAAAGAGGTCGAGGAGAAATCTAGCGAATATAAGAGCTGGCTGGGGGAGAGAATGAAATTAAGAAATGGTTTAGAGAGTCTTGGGTTGAGTGAGGAATGGCTGAGAAATAAACCGGATCCCACCCCGATGGAACGAAGGGTGGTTGACAGAATGAAGGAAGAGAGAGTGTGTAAGCTACTTGCTAATAAG AGAGACCAAGGATCAACAAGCATTACACTAGACGTTCCGTCCACTGAGGTAAAACCAGGTATTAAACGCCCCCCTCCTGAAGCCATGGCAATCATTGCCAAGTACCTCACCGCTAAGAGACAACGCCTCATCGATCTCTTCTCACAAGCAGATAAAGATAAAAACTGGATGCTCACAAGAATTGAGTTCCAACGGAGCATCAAGGAG GCTGGAATTCCTATTTCTGATCAGCTTCTCTCTGATCTGATTGAGAGTCTGGACCAGGATTGTAATGAGCTGATTGACTACCGGGAGTTTGTCCGAGGAATGAAAAACTTCAAGATAGATGATCGAGAGAGGAAGAGATTCACTTTGGCTCAAC AGAAAAGCAAAGACAAACAAGCAGAGGCATCTTCAACTGAGCTACCGACTCTAACAGAGATTCCAGACCAGCGTACTGCCTCCTTAAGATCAGCATCAGCCCGCTCCTCATCACCTTCTCCAACAGACATGACCTCAAGGTCGTCCTCACCGTACCTGCTGCCTCCTCCACCAGTGGACCTGACGGAGAGGAGAGAGCTGGAGCCCGATGATATGATTGAGAAGAGGAAACGAGAGAAACATCAAAGTCATGATGTG CAGAGAAAGAGGAAAGGCAAGGGAGCTGGTAAAGTGCGCACCGGTAACACGGCCATTGACAGTCACAGCAAACGCTCAACCCTCAGTGGAGACACGGCAGCGGGGATCAATAAATACAGAGAGGATCGCCTCAAAGAATACCATGATATCTGTCAACTGTGTGAGAAACAGGGACTAGATCTCACGCCCAAACTTCTAGAAAGAG CGTTACTTCACCCTGGCGACAAGCCCGTCAGCCGAATCAGAACACACATCCGCCAACCTGGCACCTACACCCTCTCTGAGCACTTTGCCGACCCTCCAGTACCCCGCGAGCCTCCACCCAAGTACCACGATCCAGACAAGGTTGTGATGAGTCGGAGCGGAGAGTTAATGATGGAGGCCAAGCATGCCTACCCAACGAGACACGACGTGAAAGCCGAGGCAGAGATGATGAGTCTATCTAGTGGCAAGGCCTTCGTGAGTCGGAAAGTAGACTGCTGGATGACGTTTGAGGAGTATGATAAACTCACAAT GCACCTTGCTAAGCGCTATGTCACCTTAGACGGGTTCGGTGTAGATCCCAACGCATTCTGGCCCGGCCACCTATTGGACAAGATCCGTCTGTGCGTAACCGATGAAGACAAGCCGCAGACAGACAGCATCTTCACATCAACGAGGACAACAAGACGTAGAGCGTACCCGGAATATAACAACCATCTTAAATGGTGGCCGATTAGTGATCAAGGATACATGATGCCAGCCGATTATGAACAGAGGAAAGTCTATACCATTGATAAGAGGTAG
- the LOC139954185 gene encoding EF-hand calcium-binding domain-containing protein 12-like isoform X1, with protein sequence MLDTESDFGLRWLFHPNHSEFLPIDEQLKQYKARDLAKTKLYATATKLWGLSRSRRRVFIAPPMGEHPGRDLNLRQSNVKLKPMTEKPKTPPPKTGDWALSELEKLTLHEKEVEEKSSEYKSWLGERMKLRNGLESLGLSEEWLRNKPDPTPMERRVVDRMKEERVCKLLANKVREERAFGRKRDQGSTSITLDVPSTEVKPGIKRPPPEAMAIIAKYLTAKRQRLIDLFSQADKDKNWMLTRIEFQRSIKEAGIPISDQLLSDLIESLDQDCNELIDYREFVRGMKNFKIDDRERKRFTLAQQKSKDKQAEASSTELPTLTEIPDQRTASLRSASARSSSPSPTDMTSRSSSPYLLPPPPVDLTERRELEPDDMIEKRKREKHQSHDVQRKRKGKGAGKVRTGNTAIDSHSKRSTLSGDTAAGINKYREDRLKEYHDICQLCEKQGLDLTPKLLERALLHPGDKPVSRIRTHIRQPGTYTLSEHFADPPVPREPPPKYHDPDKVVMSRSGELMMEAKHAYPTRHDVKAEAEMMSLSSGKAFVSRKVDCWMTFEEYDKLTMHLAKRYVTLDGFGVDPNAFWPGHLLDKIRLCVTDEDKPQTDSIFTSTRTTRRRAYPEYNNHLKWWPISDQGYMMPADYEQRKVYTIDKR encoded by the exons ATGCTGGACACAGAATCCGACTTTGGTCTACGATGGCTTTTCCATCCCAACCACTCCGAATTCCTCCCTATAGACGAACAGCTTAAACAGTATAAAGCCCGAGACCTTGCCAAGACTAAGCTGTACGCAACCGCTACTAAACTATGGGGTTTATCACGCAGCCGCAGGAGAGTATTCATCGCACCTCCGATGGGCGAACACCCAGGAAGAGATCTGAACCTCAGACAGTCAAATGTGAAACTTAAACCGATGACAGAAAAGCCCAAAACACCTCCGCCGAAAACCGGCGACTGGGCTCTGAGTGAACTGGAGAAATTAACTCTTCATGAAAAAGAGGTCGAGGAGAAATCTAGCGAATATAAGAGCTGGCTGGGGGAGAGAATGAAATTAAGAAATGGTTTAGAGAGTCTTGGGTTGAGTGAGGAATGGCTGAGAAATAAACCGGATCCCACCCCGATGGAACGAAGGGTGGTTGACAGAATGAAGGAAGAGAGAGTGTGTAAGCTACTTGCTAATAAG GTTAGGGAGGAGAGGGCTTTTGGCAGAAAG AGAGACCAAGGATCAACAAGCATTACACTAGACGTTCCGTCCACTGAGGTAAAACCAGGTATTAAACGCCCCCCTCCTGAAGCCATGGCAATCATTGCCAAGTACCTCACCGCTAAGAGACAACGCCTCATCGATCTCTTCTCACAAGCAGATAAAGATAAAAACTGGATGCTCACAAGAATTGAGTTCCAACGGAGCATCAAGGAG GCTGGAATTCCTATTTCTGATCAGCTTCTCTCTGATCTGATTGAGAGTCTGGACCAGGATTGTAATGAGCTGATTGACTACCGGGAGTTTGTCCGAGGAATGAAAAACTTCAAGATAGATGATCGAGAGAGGAAGAGATTCACTTTGGCTCAAC AGAAAAGCAAAGACAAACAAGCAGAGGCATCTTCAACTGAGCTACCGACTCTAACAGAGATTCCAGACCAGCGTACTGCCTCCTTAAGATCAGCATCAGCCCGCTCCTCATCACCTTCTCCAACAGACATGACCTCAAGGTCGTCCTCACCGTACCTGCTGCCTCCTCCACCAGTGGACCTGACGGAGAGGAGAGAGCTGGAGCCCGATGATATGATTGAGAAGAGGAAACGAGAGAAACATCAAAGTCATGATGTG CAGAGAAAGAGGAAAGGCAAGGGAGCTGGTAAAGTGCGCACCGGTAACACGGCCATTGACAGTCACAGCAAACGCTCAACCCTCAGTGGAGACACGGCAGCGGGGATCAATAAATACAGAGAGGATCGCCTCAAAGAATACCATGATATCTGTCAACTGTGTGAGAAACAGGGACTAGATCTCACGCCCAAACTTCTAGAAAGAG CGTTACTTCACCCTGGCGACAAGCCCGTCAGCCGAATCAGAACACACATCCGCCAACCTGGCACCTACACCCTCTCTGAGCACTTTGCCGACCCTCCAGTACCCCGCGAGCCTCCACCCAAGTACCACGATCCAGACAAGGTTGTGATGAGTCGGAGCGGAGAGTTAATGATGGAGGCCAAGCATGCCTACCCAACGAGACACGACGTGAAAGCCGAGGCAGAGATGATGAGTCTATCTAGTGGCAAGGCCTTCGTGAGTCGGAAAGTAGACTGCTGGATGACGTTTGAGGAGTATGATAAACTCACAAT GCACCTTGCTAAGCGCTATGTCACCTTAGACGGGTTCGGTGTAGATCCCAACGCATTCTGGCCCGGCCACCTATTGGACAAGATCCGTCTGTGCGTAACCGATGAAGACAAGCCGCAGACAGACAGCATCTTCACATCAACGAGGACAACAAGACGTAGAGCGTACCCGGAATATAACAACCATCTTAAATGGTGGCCGATTAGTGATCAAGGATACATGATGCCAGCCGATTATGAACAGAGGAAAGTCTATACCATTGATAAGAGGTAG
- the LOC139954186 gene encoding N-alpha-acetyltransferase daf-31-like, whose translation MNVRCARPEDLLNMQHCNLLCLPENYQMKYYFYHGLSWPQLSYVAEDENGKIVGYVLAKMEEDPDELPHGHITSLAVKRSHRRLGLAQKLMDQASRAMVECFNAKYVSLHVRMSNRAALQLYQHTLKFSISEIEPKYYADGEDAYAMKRDLSHVQGVQRRTGLKGGEKEEDKSNEQTDLQLESKPALKDGKESDTSRLEEKDKGAGQGKAEQNGAGGGKTGGSAGEHRPGERSKRSRKKARDAARATEERATDGKDKKEKSKDPS comes from the exons ATGAACGTCAGATGTGCTCGG CCAGAGGACCTGCTGAATATGCAGCACTGCAATCTTCTTTGTCTACCGGAGAATTATCAGATGAAGTATTACTTCTATCATGGTCTCTCTTGGCCTCAACTCTCTTATGTAGCTGAAGACGAGAATGGCAAGATTGTTGGATACGTCCTCGCAAAGAT GGAGGAAGATCCAGATGAACTGCCTCATGGCCACATCACATCCTTG GCTGTGAAGCGATCCCATCGCCGTCTTGGACTTGCTCAGAAGCTGATGGACCAAGCATCTCGAGCCATGGTAGAATGCTTCAATGCTAAATATGTGTCTCTTCATGTTAGAATGAG CAACCGAGCCGCCCTTCAGCTGTATCAACACACTCTGAAATTCTC AATCAGTGAGATTGAGCCGAAGTACTACGCTGATGGTGAGGATGCTTATGCCATGAAGAGAGATCTAAGTCATGTTCAAGGAGTGCAG AGGAGAACCGGACTAAAAGGTGGAGAGAAAGAGGAAGATAAGAGCAACGAGCAAACGGATCTCCAACTGGAGTCCAAACCAGCTCTGAAGGACGGAAAAGAAAGCGACACTTCCAGACTGGAGGAGAAAGACAAAGGAGCAGGGCAAGGCAAAGCAGAGCAGAATGGAGCTGGTGGAGGGAAGACAGGAGGGAGTGCTGGGGAACATCGGCCGGGTGAGCGATCTAAGAGAAGCAGGAAGAAGGCAAGAGATGCTGCGAGGGCAACCGAGGAGCGAGCAACGGATGGCAAGGATAAGAAGGAGAAGAGTAAAGATCCGAGCTAA